In a genomic window of Nitrospira sp. ND1:
- a CDS encoding integrase core domain-containing protein — MILDRFSRKVVGWALGKTLATRLPLEALHHAITTRQPPPGVVHHSDRGIQYAAGAYVQLLRQHQMLPSMSRPANPYDNASCESFMKTLKREEIYANAYRDLEHIHRNMAAFIDQYYNRIRLHSALGYRPPEEFEHAMASRHVPRAAGGLRGGA, encoded by the coding sequence GTGATCCTCGATCGGTTCTCGCGCAAGGTGGTGGGCTGGGCGCTGGGCAAGACGCTGGCGACTCGTTTGCCGCTGGAGGCGTTGCACCACGCGATCACGACTCGTCAGCCGCCGCCGGGCGTGGTCCATCATTCGGATCGGGGCATCCAGTATGCCGCCGGGGCCTACGTGCAACTGCTCCGGCAGCATCAGATGCTCCCGAGCATGAGCCGGCCGGCGAACCCCTACGACAATGCCAGTTGCGAGAGCTTCATGAAGACGCTCAAGCGGGAGGAAATCTACGCGAATGCGTATCGTGATCTTGAGCATATACATAGGAACATGGCAGCCTTCATCGATCAGTACTATAACCGCATCCGACTCCACTCGGCGCTGGGCTATCGTCCACCGGAGGAGTTCGAGCACGCGATGGCATCAAGGCACGTGCCTAGGGCGGCCGGGGGCCTTCGTGGTGGGGCATAG
- a CDS encoding MbcA/ParS/Xre antitoxin family protein, translating to MTMGPMRAYRQVVKKYSGIKTLTDEAMRHFLDVVLPTLPHRTQQMFADEIFFFTTGLPPMYTDLEPTTPAKGARTPRSKSTRPRSNCQATQDAFDIQRRAVEVFGTEAKARAWLTRPNKTGKNKSPLTMLGTKAGNARVVAILNRVSGRLRGSQSPKARSGGKKRRRLSQ from the coding sequence ATGACGATGGGTCCGATGCGAGCGTATCGCCAGGTTGTCAAAAAATATAGCGGCATCAAGACGCTCACTGACGAAGCCATGCGACATTTTCTTGATGTCGTGTTGCCCACGTTGCCTCATCGGACGCAGCAAATGTTTGCAGACGAGATCTTTTTCTTCACGACGGGGTTGCCGCCGATGTATACAGACCTAGAACCCACAACACCTGCGAAGGGTGCAAGAACACCTCGCTCCAAATCAACAAGACCCAGGAGCAATTGTCAAGCAACTCAGGATGCCTTTGATATTCAGCGGCGGGCCGTTGAGGTGTTCGGAACTGAGGCAAAAGCTCGTGCGTGGCTCACACGTCCGAACAAGACAGGCAAAAACAAATCCCCGCTTACAATGCTTGGAACCAAGGCCGGGAATGCCCGTGTGGTGGCGATCCTGAACAGGGTCTCTGGAAGGCTACGTGGAAGCCAATCGCCGAAGGCTCGTTCAGGTGGAAAGAAAAGACGACGGCTTTCACAGTAG